A genomic window from Sparus aurata chromosome 4, fSpaAur1.1, whole genome shotgun sequence includes:
- the rassf10b gene encoding ras association domain-containing protein 10 produces MMESEESKISVWVCREEKLIFGLSKRTTCADVIQVLLEDQNSQLGLSTGVSQSYCLVEKWRGFERILPNRTKVLRLWVAWGEEQRNVKFVLVKSDASLVNHGARSAEARVVLSKHSPCVTTGTARSPLGAISPEKHRRIVRKAFRKLEKINKRNRAQRDASSAERMETLAHLVISQDHTIRQQIQRITELDAEIEKCEAKVHVDRMRRHGINYVQDTYLVEAAAAPGREADKLCSAQTLAKFEEYVRQCEEVVRLEEELWQQEALIDTIGTQVQEELNHRWMERRTEELRSSDAAGDTTASENELLLEGERLRTQLDASLYIGLRLNTDLEAIRSDLELTQEICVARAKEMRDLLEKVNTLDLEERTEGCCHGADVKMGMMSTLERKSEWVEQARGLSKTHSGNDDDSDTGLSSLHSQDSDSQPVWESLV; encoded by the coding sequence ATGATGGAGTCGGAGGAGAGTAAGATTTCAGTGTGGGTCTGCCGAGAGGAGAAGCTCATCTTCGGCTTGTCGAAGCGCACAACCTGCGCTGATGTGATCCAAGTGCTCCTGGAGGACCAGAACTCGCAGCTCGGCCTCTCCACAGGAGTCTCGCAGTCTTACTGCCTGGTGGAGAAATGGAGAGGTTTCGAGAGGATTTTGCCGAACAGAACCAAAGTGCTGCGTCTGTGGGTGGCGtggggagaggagcagaggaacgTGAAGTTCGTGTTGGTGAAGAGCGACGCGTCTCTGGTGAACCACGGAGCCCGGAGCGCAGAGGCGCGCGTTGTGCTCAGCAAACACAGCCCCTGCGTCACCACGGGCACCGCGCGCTCACCACTGGGTGCCATCTCACCTGAGAAACATCGTCGGATCGTTCGGAAGGCTTTCAGAAAGTTGGAGAAGATCAACAAGAGGAACAGGGCGCAGAGAGACGCGTCCTCGGCGGAGAGGATGGAAACGCTGGCTCATCTGGTGATCTCTCAGGATCACACCATCCGCCAGCAGATCCAGAGGATCACTGAGCTGGACGCAGAGATCGAAAAGTGCGAGGCGAAGGTGCATGTGGACAGAATGAGGAGACACGGGATTAACTATGTGCAGGACACGTATTTAGTGGAGGCGGCTGCAGCTCCCGGCCGAGAGGCGGACAAACTGTGCTCAGCTCAGACCCTCGCCAAGTTTGAGGAGTATGTGAGGCAGTGCGAGGAGGTGGTGAGGCTGGAAGAGGAGCTGTGGCAGCAGGAGGCACTCATAGACACCATCGGGACGCaggtgcaggaggagctgaACCACCGCTGGATGGAGCGCAGGACGGAGGAGCTGCGGAGCAGCGACGCAGCAGGAGACACGACGGCGTCAGAAAACGAGCTGCTGTTGGAAGGAGAGAGGCTCAGGACGCAGCTAGACGCGAGTTTGTACATCGGCCTGCGCCTCAACACGGATTTAGAAGCAATTAGGAGCGATTTAGAGCTGACCCAGGAGATTTGCGTGGCGAGGGCGAAGGAGATGAGGGATTTGCTGGAGAAAGTGAACACTTTGGACCTAGAGGAAAGGACGGAGGGATGTTGCCACGGGGCGGATGTTAAGATGGGGATGATGAGCACTTTGGAGAGGAAGAGCGAGTGGGTGGAGCAGGCCAGGGGTCTGTCGAAGACCCACAGCGGGAACGATGACGACTCAGACACTGGCTTAAGTTCTCTGCACAGTCAGGACTCAGACAGCCAGCCCGTGTGGGAGTCACTGGTTTAG